Proteins from one Roseovarius nanhaiticus genomic window:
- a CDS encoding nickel/cobalt transporter encodes MRRALLILALIAAAFAALIASGADAAVARWAAGWQRDFQNGLAGALRALRSGDPGAFAWLMGLAFAYGVVHAAGPGHGKMLIGGYGLAARVPALRLSWIALAASLGQAGTAIALVYGGMLILGYSRTQLTGLAEGAMAAVSAIAIGLIGLWLVLRGARKLMARRSRADHVHDEDCGCGHRHGPTAEEVAAAHGWRGTLALIGAIAIRPCTGALLLLVLTWQMGIPAAGVAGTIAMALGTGAVTVAVAVIAAVAREGALGSGAGAGGTIARVVPMMEILAGSAVALIALQMLNWI; translated from the coding sequence ATGCGCCGCGCCCTCCTGATCCTCGCACTGATCGCCGCTGCGTTTGCCGCGCTCATCGCCAGCGGCGCGGATGCCGCCGTTGCGCGCTGGGCGGCGGGCTGGCAGCGCGACTTTCAGAACGGCCTTGCGGGGGCGCTCCGCGCGCTGCGCAGCGGCGATCCCGGCGCGTTCGCATGGCTCATGGGCCTCGCTTTTGCCTATGGCGTCGTCCATGCGGCGGGGCCGGGGCATGGCAAGATGCTGATCGGTGGCTACGGGCTTGCCGCGCGGGTGCCAGCCTTGCGCCTGTCATGGATCGCGCTGGCCGCATCGCTGGGGCAGGCGGGCACGGCGATCGCGCTGGTCTATGGCGGGATGCTGATCCTCGGCTATAGCCGGACGCAGCTGACCGGCCTGGCCGAAGGCGCGATGGCGGCCGTGTCCGCCATCGCGATCGGGCTGATCGGGCTGTGGCTGGTCCTGCGGGGCGCGCGCAAGCTGATGGCACGCCGTTCGCGCGCGGATCATGTCCATGACGAGGACTGCGGCTGCGGCCATCGCCATGGCCCCACTGCCGAGGAGGTCGCCGCCGCCCATGGCTGGCGCGGTACGCTTGCCCTGATAGGGGCGATCGCCATCCGGCCCTGCACTGGCGCGCTCCTGCTGCTGGTGCTGACCTGGCAGATGGGCATCCCGGCGGCGGGCGTCGCGGGCACCATTGCGATGGCGCTGGGAACCGGGGCCGTGACGGTGGCGGTCGCCGTTATCGCAGCCGTGGCGCGTGAGGGCGCCCTGGGATCCGGCGCCGGCGCAGGGGGCACGATTGCGCGTGTAGTGCCGATGATGGAGATTCTGGCAGGCAGCGCGGTTGCGCTCATCGCTTTGCAGATGCTGAACTGGATCTAG
- a CDS encoding zinc ABC transporter substrate-binding protein, whose amino-acid sequence MQRFQQSHDSACMPAALRLRSRAPWLCAALLTGALGPAAAAADVPRVVTDIAPLHSLAARVMAGLGAPEQVVRGGASPHGYAMRPSEAAALASADAVFWIGPELTPWLEDTIGTVAPDADVTALLHAPGATVMAFREGPVFDNHGDEGESHAAHDDHDHGHEDHQGHAHEGHSEHGEDHTEEAHEDDHDHAHDHADEGDADEGDADEGQAGHDHAGHDHSGEDPHAWLSPENAKAWLDVMAEKLAELDPENAEAYAANAAEGRAEIDAAAEDAARILAPAKGARFVVFHDAYHYFEHHFGIHAVGSIAAGDASDPGPARLEAVRAMIRDLGVTCVLSEPALSPAVVRTVIEGSPASAGVIDPLGGDIPSGADFYPALLRDVATRLAECAG is encoded by the coding sequence GTCCCATGACAGTGCGTGCATGCCGGCCGCCCTGCGGCTTCGGTCTCGCGCTCCGTGGCTCTGCGCCGCTCTGCTGACGGGCGCGTTGGGGCCCGCCGCCGCCGCGGCTGACGTGCCGCGCGTCGTCACTGATATCGCGCCGCTCCACTCGCTGGCCGCGCGCGTCATGGCGGGCCTCGGCGCGCCCGAGCAAGTGGTGCGCGGTGGCGCCTCGCCCCACGGCTACGCGATGCGCCCCTCCGAGGCCGCGGCTTTGGCGAGCGCCGATGCGGTCTTCTGGATCGGACCGGAATTGACGCCTTGGCTGGAGGATACGATCGGGACAGTCGCGCCTGACGCGGACGTGACGGCCCTTCTGCACGCGCCGGGGGCTACGGTCATGGCGTTCCGCGAAGGTCCGGTCTTTGACAATCACGGCGATGAAGGCGAAAGTCACGCGGCGCATGACGACCACGATCACGGCCACGAAGATCATCAGGGCCACGCGCATGAGGGCCACTCGGAACACGGGGAGGACCACACAGAAGAGGCGCATGAGGATGACCATGACCACGCGCATGACCATGCCGATGAGGGCGATGCCGATGAGGGCGATGCCGACGAGGGGCAAGCGGGCCACGACCATGCGGGGCACGACCATTCCGGCGAGGATCCGCATGCTTGGCTCTCGCCTGAGAATGCCAAGGCGTGGCTGGACGTGATGGCCGAGAAGCTGGCAGAACTGGACCCCGAAAACGCGGAGGCCTATGCCGCGAATGCTGCCGAAGGCCGGGCCGAAATCGACGCTGCCGCAGAGGATGCGGCGCGCATTCTGGCCCCGGCGAAGGGCGCGCGATTCGTCGTCTTCCACGACGCCTACCATTATTTCGAACATCATTTCGGCATCCACGCCGTAGGATCGATTGCCGCGGGCGATGCGTCGGACCCCGGTCCGGCGCGGCTGGAGGCTGTGCGCGCCATGATCCGCGATCTCGGCGTCACTTGTGTGCTGTCCGAGCCTGCGCTCAGCCCCGCGGTCGTCCGGACCGTGATCGAGGGCAGCCCGGCCAGCGCCGGCGTGATCGACCCGTTGGGCGGCGACATCCCGTCCGGCGCCGATTTCTACCCCGCGCTTCTGCGCGACGTGGCGACGAGGCTGGCCGAATGCGCAGGCTGA
- a CDS encoding DUF1007 family protein produces the protein MRRLSAAVLGAALTLCSTQSSAHPHVFIDGALSLIFDDEGRLAALRVGWSYDEFYSLVMIEDNGLDADGDGAPEPEKLDEFAGKDVDWAAGFPGDVTVLQGGAALELESPLRHRAYFENGRYVTTHIRPLKEPILPGEGIEARLYDPTFFVAYDMPVLPTVEGREECIVTRNAADTDKAYEEYGEKLASVDMGEDPFAEVDLGDIGILFADTFEVTCAAPS, from the coding sequence ATGCGCAGGCTGAGCGCAGCGGTTCTGGGCGCGGCGCTGACGCTATGCAGCACGCAAAGCTCCGCGCATCCGCACGTCTTCATTGACGGCGCGCTATCGTTGATCTTTGACGATGAGGGCCGGCTGGCGGCGCTGCGCGTCGGCTGGTCCTATGATGAATTCTATTCGCTGGTGATGATTGAAGATAACGGCCTTGATGCTGACGGTGATGGCGCGCCCGAGCCGGAGAAGCTTGACGAGTTCGCGGGCAAGGACGTGGATTGGGCGGCGGGTTTCCCCGGCGATGTCACCGTCTTGCAGGGTGGTGCGGCGCTGGAGCTGGAGAGCCCGCTGCGCCACCGCGCTTATTTCGAGAACGGGCGCTATGTCACGACCCATATCCGACCCTTGAAAGAGCCGATTCTGCCGGGCGAGGGCATCGAGGCGCGTCTCTACGATCCCACCTTCTTTGTGGCCTATGACATGCCCGTGCTGCCCACGGTCGAGGGCCGCGAGGAGTGCATCGTCACGCGCAATGCCGCTGATACCGACAAGGCCTATGAGGAGTATGGCGAGAAACTCGCCTCCGTCGATATGGGCGAGGATCCCTTCGCCGAGGTCGATCTGGGCGATATCGGCATCCTTTTTGCGGACACATTCGAGGTGACATGCGCCGCGCCCTCCTGA